A region of the Paracoccaceae bacterium genome:
AAACCCCGACATCTGCGAGCTTTTTTCCTACATGAGCCGGGACGAGGCGCGCCACGCGGGCTTCATCAACGACGCGCTGCGCGAGGCGGGCGTGGCGGTGAACCTGGGCTTCCTGACCAAGGCCAAGAAATACACCTACTTCCGGCCCAAGTTCATCTACTACGCCACCTACCTGTCGGAAAAGATCGGCTACGCCCGCTACATCACCATCTTCCGGCATCTCGAGGCGCATCCCGAACACCGGTTCCACCCCATCTTCAAATGGTTCAGGGAATGGTGCAACGACGAGTTCAGCCACGGCGAGGCTTTCGCGCTGCTGATGAAGACCGACCCGAAGCTGACCACCAGCTTCACCAACAAGCTGTGGATCCGGTTCTTCCTGACCGCCGTCTACTCGACCATGTGGGTGCGCGACCATGCCCGGCCCCGCTTCCACGAGGCGCTCGGCGTCGACATCGAGTGGTATGATCAGGAGGTCTTCCGCAAGACCTCGACAATCGCCCGCCAGATCTTCCCGATCGAGCTCGACATCGACCACCCCCGCTGGAAACCCAACCTGAGGCGCATGAATGACGCCTTCATCGCGATGGACGCGGCCCGCAAGCAGGGC
Encoded here:
- the acsF gene encoding magnesium-protoporphyrin IX monomethyl ester (oxidative) cyclase; amino-acid sequence: MNAHATTHDELHSELAAAYDTTAMATETTLLNPRFYTTDFDEMDRIDVTSVRAEWDALLARMKSDPNKGHFKKNADWDKIDWDAMEPGLKREFIDFLVSSCTAEFSGCVLYKEMKRRGANPDICELFSYMSRDEARHAGFINDALREAGVAVNLGFLTKAKKYTYFRPKFIYYATYLSEKIGYARYITIFRHLEAHPEHRFHPIFKWFREWCNDEFSHGEAFALLMKTDPKLTTSFTNKLWIRFFLTAVYSTMWVRDHARPRFHEALGVDIEWYDQEVFRKTSTIARQIFPIELDIDHPRWKPNLRRMNDAFIAMDAARKQGGVMGRMKGLAATARAALAFASLYLIPVKHQDLPANVRLEPSY